The Juglans regia cultivar Chandler chromosome 11, Walnut 2.0, whole genome shotgun sequence genome contains the following window.
TGTTTTCCaatacaactaaaataaaactccaaaactttattagcaaaactcaatctcatatACTCTAAATAACTacattgaaaactctacaaagtcattactgtaacaaaataaactaaggagtccaaaatctcttggtagtcataacaaaccaaaccaatactttcataagtcttactaaacccaagtcCAAGATATAATTagatctaaaagacattaaaactaaaagacatcagaattcattcttctaacatcctctcccagCTTAATCATGCACACCAATCTAGTTCAGGTCcacagttggactctccacatcatctgaaaaatattatgaagataggaggtgagttatcaacaactcagtaagcaaaggacatatgctagtgtgcaaacatgagcatttacaaaatatagcatgcagaataaaatattttccaaagttaTCAAGCagagcagaacatattttcaaaagtaacagagcgatgattttaaggCACGTAAAATctataatactttggcataacataaactgagtatcatcatcagatcaaaacagagcatcaaacagagcagagaccatgtttcacccccgtggtagggttgtgctaaccccagtGACCAAACcagacagagacagaggtgaaatctttcctttattcttctcggagccccgagtgtgcacacaggaaagaccacaataaaaccactttgtttccaaagtgggtgcactcagagacagagaagttggtaccaacccaaatatagtagagcataacagagcagagcagagacagagtcagatacaaatactagtacaccatgccaaagattttcagatgttatatcaaaataatacagagtaccaaaacagaatcagacaatttacacacactgacaacaaaagccataatatctttctaaataaatgcacaatttttcatattctcaatatcgctcattttttcagatttcagatttcagaaaaacacatgatagaattttagctcatatctacacaatgcatgtcaaaacatatttttcctttttcacacagatttcatgaataatgcagataagtgaccgaggttgatctttgttttcataagttcccatcatatcacaaaatatacaagttttcataaaatcaacctcagtcttattaacttgtataaaaccgaGCATAGGAACTctcttacctggacaacttagcttttcagaatttttcttaaaaatgtcaagttgaatataaatcgtcacctataaaattaataacataattttcgtaagttttcaatcaatcatggatttcgatatttaagtctaagcttctaaaataacttattttaatatctcaacacttaaaactctcataatcccaaaatatatcatcacttcctaaaaatcaccaatatccaccatgaccaacgtcaaactcaaaacaccaatatttaaatccgaaacagccaacaaatttcatagcataaaccaatctcacacaaacaactccatcatcaaatccaaccgacccccttactcctcagactcagtccgacacaaccaacaaatttacagtaaatatgaattagcgcagaaatacatttaaatctcaaaagttctttggaaaaaatgcttacaatgctataatataattttttaaagatcacggaggtgctagaagcggtaACGCAGTAACAAAACAGTGTCAAATGCATTGTGcccatgggtctcaaaaactcacttttgaacgggtgtaaacgaagacccgagattgatagggtagggcttagggatgtcggtgaagctagtggtggtggtggttggccgtgggtggcggcatagAGGGCGGTCaaaggctaaaatacccaaaatggaaatattgatggtggggcttcaccagAGACAGattggaggtggggttgggtccattgggttgctaggagatcgaggatgatgtggtgagaagatggtggccggaggtggtgcggcGACGGTGTaacggcgcaaggagtgccgcggcttggtgtggtgcgtgggggctatcggcggcgaATTAGGGGCTGAAATTACAGGGGGCTGATAGCCGGTCGAAagggaggtgagagggaggggcggtgtcggtcatcGCCGGCGcatggcggcgggctgggggacgACGCACGGactgagagaagagagagggagagatgtgcggcgcgcgggagaggagaggagaaaaagaaaagaaaaagaaggaaaagaaaaaaaaaagaagaaaaagaaaagaggaaagataaaatatagggaaagaaatatggtccaatcctcatatcttgggtcacaaaaatgatcaaacagaaacgattttaaaacagcaagtaaaataaaataattcaaacgtaatgattaaaatgaaaattaataattaaacccaacaataagttaatttaatatgaaaaacaatttaaatgtattacaataatcaattataagaaagcacttcagaataattttcataaaattaaaatcataaaaataaacccactaaaaatctaactaattttaaaataagagaataaatttttaaattaataacaaataatcttttaattaaaaatacgtTAAAATACggattgttataattttattattattcacaaaattcttatatcTTCTCACCCTCCAAACGAGTACTTAAAAAAGACTACATACTACATACGAGTCCTTCAGTCGGCTGCCGAAATTACATGGAAAATTCGCAACTCTCTGTTTAGAGTTTCTCTAAAGGAATGTTGGGGCAACTCCATAGATCCATAAAGCATATGCCTCCATTTATGACCAGAAGCTTACCGGATGAAGACGCAACCCGGTTGCCTATCTTGACCGTGTATtacaccctctctctctctctctctctctctcatataatTGCACCAATCAAGCCAGAATGGTGAAATCATTCTCCACCTTTTGGATAAAATCCCAACTCATTCCGGTCAAGCTAAGAATTCAAGGCGTTGCACCAACACACTGTTTTGACGTCACAGTACTTTCTCATCCCGATAAGGATGTTTAATCACGTGGTCTACATCTTAGTTCGATCTTCGCTATAAATTCAAGCACCCTCGAGCCGTAGTATGCAACTCAGAAATTAAGCAACACAATGGAAAGGCTTTGTGTATGGTTGGTGCTCTCTCTCTGCCTGTTCGCTGCTGCCACCACTGCCCAACAGTGTGGGAGGCAAGCCGGCGGCAAAACATGTTCCAACAACCTTTGCTGTAGCCAGTATGGTTACTGTGGCACTACTGATGACTATTGCTCCCCTTCTAAAGGCTGTCAGAGCAATTGTCAATCAAGCAGCAGCGGTGGGGAGAGCGCCTCGAATGTGAGAGCAACGTACCATTTCTACAACCCAGAGCAGAATGGTTGGAACTTGAATGCTGTAAGTGCATATTGCTCGACATGGGATGCCAACAAGCCGTTGGCATGGCGCAGCAAATATGGTTGGACGGCCTTTTGTGGACCGGTCGGGCCTCGTGGGCAAGCAGCTTGTGGCAAGTGCCTAAGGGTAagtaaaatttttgtttttttgaagtGACTTTGAAGTATTTATTCAACAAAATCACCTTTTAaagtagtttttatttatttatttatttgcatcAGTATTAATTAGCATGCATCAGCTTCATTAAAGTAAACTAGGACGTACTTTTGTGGTACATTTTTgtggataatatatatatatttttgtggcAGTCATTTAAAAGCAGCAGCTTAGTATAATTCCAAGTAGAATGAATATATTTACACAGTAAAACTGATGCTGCCGGACGAAACGCACCCAGAAACAAAATTCGGTTTATTAAAAGCATAAAGGTCACCACCGATTTCGGATttggatagaaaataaatatcggCAAAGTGGATTTTTCTCCCATAAACTTCCACATGCTTTTTTGCAGCTTAAATTGTCAAACATTTCAATTTGCCCACTAATACTAATTAAATTACCAATATAATTAAACTTTCACTCTCGATCAATCTGACTGtaaaaattatgtgagatgAACAATTTCTTGTTTTATCGTAAAATTCAGATATTAGAGAGAGGGTacagaataaaaatatagatgataatTGGAGATATAAAGTAGAAACCTTTTATAGTTCAGACTTTTAAGCCGGCTTGTCTagatgatgagataaaatgaaataaaattattttaaatgaattaaataaaatattattagaatgttattttttaatattattattgttttagaatttaaaaaaattaaattatttattatattttatataaaaatttaaaaatattataataacgAGATGAGATATACTTGACTTTGTCCTTGCTTAGACTCTAGGCCgcaaatattgaaaattacCCCTAATAAACGGGGTTCCCTGAAAAAGATTGCATGGAAAGgtctccaaaatataaattctcCTCAGAAATAGCACTTGAAGGCTAAAGAAATAATAGCTAGCTGATCCTGAAAGTTAGTGgtctaattaatatatgtatagcTAAAACTTTAATTGCTTTGTAAGATAACACAGGATGAACAGAGTATGTATTGCGATCGTCAAACAATTAAAAGATAGCATTTAGACTTTTTGCTTTAGATCCCTATTATATTGAGCCATCTATAGAGGCCACACGCTGTTAGagatgtttttaattaattagattgaCCTAATTTCCAAAATGGTTTTCCCCACAAGTGGGCTGGGGGATACATGCATGGTTAAAAGTGATGGCATTTATTTTAATGCAGGTCACAAACAGCGGAACAGGAGCTCAGGCAACAGTGAGAATTGTGGATCAATGCAGCAATGGAGGTCTGGATTTGGATCATGCAGGAGTGTTTCAAAAACTAGACACTGATGGAAACGGATATGCCCGGGGCCACCTTATCGTGAGCTACCAGTTTGTGAACTGCGGTGATTAAAGCAGTTCTATTTTACATTCCCACGATTGTAAAAACATAGTCAGATTACTAGTTctgacaataaataaatgaagttcgaattcaataactatatataagaagaaaaatggtACATCATATAAGTGTATTACAACTTCGATTTGAGAGAAGGAAAACGAAGCTCATTTCAAGGGGGTCAAATAATAAACAcaccattttttgtttttattttttaaattctgaattAAACGGaggacatttttataaaatagagataaaaatatcattattttataaaaatatcctcaatttagaacataattataaaaaaaaggttctaAAAATGGTTCTCTCTGTCTTTTCTCAACATCGAGTTACACTAAGGTCTTAGGAAATGCGCTAAAGATGCCAATTCACGCAATcgctaaaaattaaaaatgtccGGCGGTGCAAAAGGAATTGAAGAACCAAACGTCAAGCGGTGAATACCTGGAACCAAATACtgactttcaattttttggtaTTAAACCCTTTCACCAGTCATTGTGATCTCTTGGAACCAAATACCGATCAAATCCGGATTTGGCAACGAAGATGATGGACGATGCATCAAGAAAAAACTAACATGAAGAAGATCACATCCTTTCAAAAATGCAAGTTCTGAAACGAACCATCAAAAGACGCAACCCAACAACATAATATAAATCCGAACAATTATGAAACTGTCACTTTCTCCATAGCATTAGGACGGATAAGCAAGAAGCAAAAAAGAGTTACTGATACCTTTTGAAAGCACTTTTCTTCATCGGCAAACAATATCATAAGAAAACCATCACCCACGGTAACTATTGAAGGAAAACAAGAAACACAAACCTTTATCATTACCatctgaaattaattttttccatcCATAAACGATATCATAAGAAAACCATCAACAATGGTAAGTGTTGAAGGAAAATCAAAATCTTTAACGATAAAGAAAATTCTTCCCTTTCAGCCAACGGCCAACGCAATTAGAAGAGAAAACCCAAATTTCGCAGCGGAGATGATCAgcagaaataaaatagaggaaAGCAGAACAAACAGATTTGGTTGAACCTGGGTAAAAGAAATCGAAGAACTCTCGATGGGGTTTTGATGGGAAGTAGAAGAATGGAGTACTAGGGTTTATAAGGCGCGACGATCTGCCATTTGAAGTGCATGGCGTCGCAACACGACCTCGGCATTCTGTGTCACCTGGCCTCCATGCATCGCGCCGAGCGACCCTCCACGGGTCCCTCTCTCGTACTCTCTCGCCCTCTAAAGAAAATATCGAATGAGGGATTTCACCTTGGCTCCATGACAGAAACTTCAATCCGAAGTTCTGTGAGTAATTACTAATTTCTTTCTTCTGCCTCATCTCAGATCTTAGATTCTCTCAGGGTTCGTTTGGATGCTGAAAGCATCTCAGCTCTATTCAAATTTAAACTTCGTCTGTCATCCAAACACATGTGAAGCCGAGTTTAAATTCGTAAACTCATTTTTAAACTGTTGTAGCCGTGACACATCTCCACTTTCAGCAGAGATTCTTGAATtcaacttacttttttttttcgattccGTTATAATAACTCCTCTAAActgtctccctctctctttcccgtCCTTCTTCCCCAACATTTCCAAAACTCCCATTTCATTCAAAACCGAGCGGATTCCTCCATAGTGAACATCTTGATCGCGTGCTGTTGTGAAGCCTAGATGGAATTGCAAGAAGGCAGATCACGGAAGTAGCGGCAATCGAATCCCACCATCGTCCCCCATAGTCGAGGGGTTGGATGTTAGATGTGTGCAGCCCCTATTTGAACGGAAGAGGTTCCCACCGTCAAATCCACAGTCCTTTGCAGCCCTCGTGCTCCAACAGTGGCGAAGGACCTTTGGGCTTGTCCTTCCCGTCTGAGCTCACTGCAGCCCCCTAGCGAACATCCTTTCGGCGTGGTAATAAACATAATGCATCTGAGTACGACTTGATTCCTTCTTACAAACTGATCTCTGCTCTCAACTTTCTTTCCAATCAACTGATAGCTACTACTGTAAACCCGTGTGAGCAGCTCCTTTGTGTTATATTCCTATATAATGCCTGTACCGAGCTCAACTAAAACCACCACGATTTTACTACGGAAGCAAAGCACCTCCACGGTCAAGCTTCGCAACCGAAGGCGAGCCATCAAGAGATTAGTAATCACGGCTCCGAAGACGCGCTCTTACCGGGTAAGCAACTATCTGAACTTTATTTTAAGCATTTGGCGTATATGCATGTCATAAGAATTTACTCAAACGTCTGGGCTGCAATTTTAAATAACTATGATTGGATTCTAATTGGCACTactgaatgagagagagattagaaACAAATGGCTCCATAAGTCcatattcattttcaatctGTAACAAACATTTGCAGAGAAAGATATTTCTCCTAGTTTAATACTTcataatatgagaaaataaaagttagaAAGTCTGACTTGGATTCAATTAGGAAAAAACGTTGCATTTCGTTGGGTCAAAGGAAAGAATAGAATGTGGAGCCGTGGAGCCGTGGAGCCATGCGAACCTTGGATAGAATAATTGGACCACCTTGAGACTCATACAACCTTTCAGCTTTCATCATTTTGACAATCTTCTCTGTGAATTTATGCATTTGAACCTTCATTAAAGCAGATAAAAAATCAGGTTCAGTAAAGAAAATATCACAACAATAGAAATAAATGAGATCCATGAAGGAATTTCAGATGTAGTATTCAAAAGTTTCTCACCTTTAAGGGCCCATTGTCTGTTCTGAAATTGATACCTGGAATGTACTTCAGCCAAACGGGGAATCCCctgaaaaaataatacaaacaataaaaattctgCTTAATTTTCAGTATTTTAGAGTAAATCGTGATAATTTAGTATTACCCAAAGTTCAACTCAGCACAAACATAAGGACCGATCCTTAGATGAACATAAAGGCCGGCTTGCTTCACCAACTTGACAAACTTAACCAGATCATAGTTCCCCTCAAAGAAGTACTGCAACAAATAAGAACTGtcagtaaaataattaaaacatacaaATGCACATAGAACTGAAAGCGCAGAAAAGAGCAGAATGCCACTACTATACAGTACTTGGCCGGGTGAAGGCTCATGCCCATTCCAGAAAACGTAAGTCTGTATCACATCCAACCCCCCTTCCTTTGCCTTCTGATACTGCTACTGACCTTCACACTAATGAAGGTGCGATCAACTGGTTTACAACTTAGCAAAAATGAAGGTGCTTTCTGGCCGCTTTTTCTTTGGGCTGCAATTTTCTTTGGTCGATGTAATGGGGTTGCTGCACTGTCATCATGAGCATTGCTGCACTGTCCCATTCGtcctttttctttgttaagGTTTGCAGAACTGCTGCCATAGTTGGAAGGGATATGAAAACAATGACTAGCTTTTGAGTTGTTGTGAATTAATTACAAGATGGGAAAGCAAGCTAACTTTTGAGTTGTTGTGTGGAGTAGTAGCTCCATTTATAAACCCCGACATGTTACTGTCTGGTTTGTCAATGGGTGGATGCATGCTTTAGTTCTGTGggcagtactatatatatatatatacctgttaATTCCCTTCATTCTAgtttaattatgtaaataaactGCAACATGCATGTTCATGAGCTGATGTCATTTTTTCATATTGCTAGTTCATAGTCATATCATGATGACTTCATTTTATAATCCTTTAGACAGGTTAGAAGGATGATATCTCATTCTTTTCCATCAAAGTATCTAAACTATTCTGTTTAATGAACAAAGCAAATTAAACACACAACACTTCATGATATAGATCAATGCATGATATCAAAAtcaatactcatatatatatatatatatatatatatatatattcccaaaAGTGATAAACATAACTCCTGATCAGTTCATTTCCAACTAAAATAATACAATCAAATAAAACTTGTTTAACTAATTAACAATTAATACCTGATAATAGAAAGGGTTTTTAAGTTTCAAGAGTTAATTGGTAAAAACATGATTTTCATTTCTAAGcatgttgtatatatatagatatatatatatatatgtatatgtatatatgcaggTCGCCCAGTTGCGGATTGATCCAAATGTACACATGAATTCACAAACATTAATATCctcacgtacatatatatatatatatatatatatatatatgtatatatgtttatgtATATATGCAGGTCGCCCAGTTGCGGATTGATccaaatgtatatataaatgtacACATGTTATTTATTGGATGCAACTATTCACATCATTCATATTGCCATATTTTTAGCCACCTGTTCAGACATATATTAGCTTCTACAGTTTACTCAAAATCCCTTAAAAACCCATGACTGcaacgaattttttttttttgtgcggATTTGATTCTAATTGCTATGTAGGACTTGCAGCCCTACTTTCTACGCTCATCCCGCAGCTCCTCGTACAAGgtattaaaacattttcaataCAAATACTTTGATATTTATCTTACTCGTATATAGGCCTCGATTCCTTGTATGATATATTACATGCATTTgccttataaaacaaaaataacgtTGCATTGCATTTAATATAGTGAAATTTACTACTTTTGGATTTGATGCATGTACCATGTTTATGATGCATAACAATACGTAATAATATGGATTTAAGTGCATTGTCTATTGTTTgcattgtcattattttttgtattgtcATTATTCGCCATTAGCAGTGTACCATGGATGACGTAGAGGTTGTACGTGATCGTGAACTGTGGTCTGATGGGTTGGAGGAGATGTTTGTTGATATTTTGTACCAATAAACATTGGAGGGTAAATATTTTTGGTTGTCGCAACAGGGGTCTTGCATTATGCTTCAACGCAGGAACCCCCTTCTAGAGAGGAGGAGCAGCAATTGGAGGAGGAATTGAGGGCCCGAGGTCCCGTGTTGGGTAGTGGCATTGGATTAGACTCCACCATTGATTTGGATGACATTTCCATGACTCCATCGACACAAGGAGGGGTCTCACAGCGAATGCCTCCTCGTAGGTGACGTCGGGACGCAGCCGGACCATCATTCTCACCAGAGCTTAGTGCTGCCATACAGACACTTACCACCACTTCTAAACAACGGGCAGATTTGGATGCAAAGATGTTTGAACTTTGCAGCTCCAAGCGCAGTAAAGGCGAGGGTTTGAATACTGGGTCAGATGTAGGCTTTACCAGTGTAGCACAGTATATGAAGTTTTTGCAGAATATCACCCCTCCCCTACTGCCGGACGTTCATCTTCGTGCAGTAAAAGCATTTATGGATCCTAATGTCCTAACTGTCTTCCAGAACATGACCCCATCGATGAGAATAGATTGGGTTTGGTCACTAGGCTGACCATACCCACTCCGGCCTTGCTATGTTTTTCTAAACTATATGagactttatttttatgtttaacttTATTAGATGGTGAATGATTTCTAACAATCTTATTTCGTGTTGGCTAATTTAAGTTCAAACTTggtatttggttttaaaaaatttttctttGCTAAGTTTCTGCTCTATATGAATTCATTTATTCTTTGGATGACAAATTCATATGCAATATGTAATGTTTAATGTTTGTGTGAACATcgttttttcaaaggaaaacaTGGATAATGATAGCGATGCGTGGAATGATGACGACAATACTGAGGAGAATGACACGAGTGAAGAGGGCTCTAGTAGTAACGCGTCAAGTAcatttgattttgatacatgggCGGAATGGTACGCATGGTCTAGCCGTAACGATGGTACAGAAGAAGCGGTTCTTCTTTTGAGCATGTTGATGGAGGAGTAGCAATCCCATGCCCCACGTTGTATGCCCAGGCCACAACATAACATTGGCTTGCGTGGTTATCAGTACATCATCGCAGTACTAAATGGACATCCTGACACCTGTTATAAGATGTTCCGAATGGAGGTATATGCATTTCGGGCCTTATGTGATCGTTTACGTAGAGATGCAAGCTTGCGTGATTCGTCACGAGAGGTCACGGTTGAGGAAGCCTTAGGAATGTTTTGCTACACTGTCAGGCATGGTGTCGTTCAAAGGAATGCAGCTAACTTGTTTCAACATTCAGTTGAAACTAGAAATCGAAATGTGTACCACGTAATGCGTGCATTATGTCGTCTATCGCGCCGTGTGATTAAACCGAGCCAGACAACTGGGGTGATGCCTTTTGTTGAAGGAAATCCAAGATATTATCCATTATTCGAGGTAAATATTTGCCATTACATGATCTACTTTCTCGCTTAAAATTCTACATATGTCAAAAACTGTTTGCAATAcgatattttggaatttatgagaatttaaaacGAAATTTGCAGAAATGTCATGGTGTAATGGATGGGGTCCTGATCGATGCAGCTGCACCGGCTTCCGTAGCAAATGCATATTTAAATCGGTATCACAGGATTACCCAGAATGTCTTGTGTGTCTGTTATTTCGATATGAAATTCACATTCGTATATGCCGGGTGGAAGGGTACAACCCATGATGCTCATGTTTTAATTGATGCGTTGAGGCGTCCGGGGAACCATTTGCCATGGCCTGAAGAGGGTAATTTTTacacattattttatttgtatgttGAAAGTTTGTGAGAATTTGGATTCTTCAAACATtataaatgattaattttttat
Protein-coding sequences here:
- the LOC108995227 gene encoding putative nuclease HARBI1, yielding MPRPQHNIGLRGYQYIIAVLNGHPDTCYKMFRMEVYAFRALCDRLRRDASLRDSSREVTVEEALGMFCYTVRHGVVQRNAANLFQHSVETRNRNVYHVMRALCRLSRRVIKPSQTTGVMPFVEGNPRYYPLFEKCHGVMDGVLIDAAAPASVANAYLNRYHRITQNVLCVCYFDMKFTFVYAGWKGTTHDAHVLIDALRRPGNHLPWPEEGYYYLVDSAFPYTEGFMPPYPRVRYHRSERRGSRTFQGYKDLFNYRHSPLQNVIERTFGVLKKRFRILNLMPPYLPTRQRYLIIACCTIHNFHLQGYT
- the LOC108995226 gene encoding barwin-like, producing MERLCVWLVLSLCLFAAATTAQQCGRQAGGKTCSNNLCCSQYGYCGTTDDYCSPSKGCQSNCQSSSSGGESASNVRATYHFYNPEQNGWNLNAVSAYCSTWDANKPLAWRSKYGWTAFCGPVGPRGQAACGKCLRVTNSGTGAQATVRIVDQCSNGGLDLDHAGVFQKLDTDGNGYARGHLIVSYQFVNCGD
- the LOC108995209 gene encoding beta-galactosidase 1-like; amino-acid sequence: MAAVLQTLTKKKDEWDSAAMLMMTYQKAKEGGLDVIQTYVFWNGHEPSPGQVLYSSGILLFSALSVLCAFVCFNYFTDSSYLLQYFFEGNYDLVKFVKLVKQAGLYVHLRIGPYVCAELNFGGFPVWLKYIPGINFRTDNGPLKVQMHKFTEKIVKMMKAERLYESQGGPIILSKVRMAPRLHGSTFYSFL